TCGATGTCGGGATGCTTTTCGACTCTTTCGATCATGTCTTTTAAAAAGGCCTGGACATCGGCGCTTTTCCAGGTTTTTTTAACGTCCCGGGCCGCGCCGCCCAGAACGGCCTCTTTTTCCACGATGGTGGTTTTAAATCCCTGTTCCGCCAGGCTCAGCGCGGCCGTCATGCCGGCCACCCCGCCGCCCGCCACCAGCGCGGATTTTTTCACCTCCACGGAAAGATCGGGAATGGGCTCCAGAACGCCCGCCCGCGCCACGCCCATTCTCACCAGGTCCCGGGCCTTTTGGGTGGCTTTTTCTTTTTCGTCCGAATGCACCCAGGCGCACTGGTTTCGGATATTGGCCATTTCAAAAAGATAGGGGTTGAGTCCGGCGTTTCGGATGGTCTCCTGGAAAAGGGGCTCGTGGGTTCTCGGGGTGCAGGCCGCCACCACGACGCGGTTGAGCCTGTTTTCCCGGATCGCCTCGGCCATTTTTTCCTGGGTGTCCTGACTGCATGTGAAGAGGCTCTCCTCCACGTACTCCACGCCGGGAAGGCTTTTGGCGTATTCCACGACGCCCGGCACATCCACCACCCCGCCGATGTTCACGCCGCAGTTGCACACAAAGACCCCCAGGCGGGGCTCTTCGCCGGCCACGTCGGTTTCGTCGGGAAAGCGTTTCGCGGACGTCATCTCGCCCCGGGCCGGGGCCAGCTTCATTCCGGCGGCGCAGGCGGCGGCGCCGGCCTCCACCACGGACTGGGGGATGTCTTTGCAGCCCCGTATGACGCCGGCGGCGTATATGCCGGGTCTGGAGGTGGAGACCGGGGCGATGTCTTCGGTTTTGACGAAGTTGAACCGGTCCAGCTCGATTCCCAGGCGGCCGGCCAGGTCCGCGACGGAGTCGGCCGGCTCCATGCCCACGGAAAGGACGAGCATGTCGAATGTCTCGTTTTCGATTTCCCCGGACTCGGACACGTAGGCCAGCTTGAGGGTTCCGGAGTCGTCCGCCTCCTGGACGGTGTGAACCCGGGACCGGATGAACCGGGTCCCCTGGTCCTTGGCCCGTTCGTAGTATTTTTCAAAATCCTTGCCGTGGGTCCGCATGTCGATATAAAAAATGGTGGGCTCAAAGGAATCCCCGATATGCTCCTTGGCGATGACGGACTCCTTGATGGCGTACATGCAGCACACGGACGAGCAGTATTCGTTGTCGCACCGGTTCATGTCCCGGGATCCCACGCACTGGAGCCAGGCGATTCTTTTCGCTTCCTGTCCGTCCGAGGGACGAAGCACATGGCCGCCCGTGGGGCCGCCCGCCGCCAGGATGCGCTCAAACTCCAGGCTGGTGACCACATTGGGAAAGGCGTGATGCTGGTAGTTGTCCAGACCCGAGGGATCAAAGGGTTTGAATCCCCCGGCCACGATCACGGACCCCACGTTGATTTTTAAAATCTCTTCGGTTTCGTCAAAACGGATGGCGTCGGTGGGGCAGAACTTTTCGCACGCCTTGCATTTTCCCTTTTTAAAATAAATGCACCTGTCGGCGTCGATGGCGTATTTCAGGGGAACCGCCTGGGGGTAGGGCAGGTAGATGGCCTTTCTTTTGGCCAGGCCCTCGTTGAACTCGTCGGAGGTTTTCGCCGGGCATTTTTCAGCGCACGCGCCGCAGGCGATGCACTTGTCCAGGTCCACATACCTCGGGGATTTTTTGACCGAGACGGTGAAATTGCCCTCTTCCCCCTCAATGCCTTCAATGGTTGACAGGGTTAACACTTCGATATTCAGATGCCGGCCGACCTCGACCAGTTTGGGCGAGATAATTCACATCGCGCAGTCGTTGGTGGGAAACGTTTTGTCCAGCCGGCTCATCACGCCGCCGATGGCCGAGGTTTTTTCAACCATGTGCACATAATAGCCGGAATCGGCGAGATCAATCGCCGCCTGCATTCCGGTGATTCCGCCCCCGACCACCATGACGGATCCCACGGGCTTGTCAGTCATAAAGAACTCCTTACACTTTCTAATTCTTGTCAATGCCATGAAACAAAACAGCCTGGAAATGGCTGTGATCTTGTCGCCGCCACCGTAATTATGTCAAATAATATTTTTAGTCAAGGAAAAACCGCTTTTTTCGACGCTGATCAGCCGAATGTCTTGAAATGAAAAAACCCCGTTTTTTTTCTGTTTTTCTTTCATTTTCAGCCGGAAAGTCGCGACCCAGGTGGTTTGAGGGTTCCGGGACCCGGCCAGGCGAAATTTAAACCCTTTACTTCACGCGTGTTTTGTGGTACCCGGGTAATTTAGTTTTTAAATTTGATTCACATGATTTCAAAAACCCAAAAACGTCTCACACTCAGGGCTCAGATGGAAAAACAAACAGGCGCTCAGCCGCCGGAAATCAAAAAACTGGATGAAAAACAAAAAGAGCTGATTCTCAAAGCGTTCCAGTCTTTCAAAAAGAAACTCATTATCGTCTCCCCGGACTTTGATATCCTGTTCTGCAATTCCGCAAAGCCCCGGGACAAAGAGGCCGAATGCGTGGGGGAAAAATGCCATGAGTTTTTTTACGGTCATGACAGGCCCTGCGAGGATTGCGCGGTGGTGGACGCCATTCGCAAAAAATCCCCGGAGCTGAAGCAGATTCCCGGAAAATTTCTGAAAACCGACATGATGGCCTGCCAGTACGCCTATCCCATCCGTTTGCCGGACGGGGAGGTGGAGGCCTTTGTGAGCATGAAATTCGATTTGCGGATCCAGGAAAAGCTGGAGAAGAAATTCAACCGCGCCAACTCGTTTTTAAGGAATCTCATCAACAGCGCCGTGGACGGCGTGGTGGGCGCCGACAAGAAGGGCAATATCCTGATTTTTAGCGAGGTGGCCGAGAGAATCTCCGGGTATTCCGCCAGGGAGGCCATGTCGTCGCTCAACATTCGGGACATCTACCCCGAAGGCGTCGCGTCGGATATCATGAAGAAAATGCGCGGAGAGGAATACGGGGGCCCGGGCAAGCTCAGGCAGTGCCACGTGGACTGCATCGGGAAAAACGGCGTCATCGCCCCCATCAGCCTCAACGCCTCCATTGTGTATGAAAACGGGAAAGAGGCGGCCACCATCGGTTTTTTCCATGACCGGCGCGAGGAGCTTGAAATCAAGCGCAAGCTGGAGAAAACCCGCATCCAGCTTCTTCAGGCGGAGAAGATGTCCTCTTTGGGCAAACTTTCGGCCGGGGTGGCCCATCAGCTCAACAATCCCCTGGGCAGCATCATGCTTTTCGCCAGGCTGATCCTGGAGGAGCACGAGCTGGAGGAGTCGGCCCAGGACGATCTCAAACGGATACTGGAGGACGCGGAGCGGTGCCGCAACATTGTCAAGGAGCTTTTGGAGTTCGCCCGCCAGACCAATTACAAAATGGGGCCGTGCGACGTCAACAAGGCCCTTTCGCGCACTCTTTTTCTTCTGGAAAATCAGACCGTTTTTCACAACATCGCCATCGGGAAAGAATTTTTCCCGGACCTGCCGAAAATCATGGCCAACGAGCAGCAGCTCAACCATGTGTTCATGAACATTATTTTAAACGCGGCCCAGGCCATGGAAGGGAAGGGCTCCCTTGATTTGAGCACGGATTTCATCCAGGACCGGGATGTCATTGAGATTCGGATATCCGACTCAGGACCGGGCATCCCCGATGACATCGTGTCCAGTATTTTTGATCCGTTTTTCACCACCAAGGAGGAGGGAAAGGGAACCGGTCTGGGGCTGAGCCTGGTGTACGGCATTGTCAAAAAACACGGCGGGACGGTGTCCGCGGAAAGCGGGGCCGGCGGGACCACTTTCATCATACGGTTTCCCGTTCTTCGGGAGCGGAAAGGAAATGACAAGGAAAATGAAATCGGATAAAAAACCCCTGGGCGTGGATGTCATGATCGTGGACGACGAAAAGGGCATCCGGGACGCCTCGGGACGGATACTTTCCAGGATGGGGTTCGCCGTCGTCACCATGCCCAACGGCGACGAGGCCCTCAAAAAGCTGCCTGAAACCGATGTCTCCATGGTGTTTCTGGATCTGAAAATGCCGGGCATGGACGGCATGGAGGTTTTGAAGCGGATCAAAGACACGCGGCCCGAGATCCTGGTCATCGTGATCACGGGATACGCCACGGTGGAGACCGCCATCGAGGCCATGAAAAAAGGCGCCTACGATTTCATCACCAAACCCTTTGAGCCGGACCAGCTCAGGATCGTGGCCAACCGGGCGCTGGAAAAAATCCTTCTGACCGAAGAGACCCGAAAGCTGGAGAGGGAAAAGGAAAGGACCCTGTCGGATCTGGACGCGGAGAAAAGCCGGATGCTGACCATTGTCAATTCCCTGCCGAACGGGGTGGTGGTCACCGACACCGGGGGCCGGGTGGTTTTGATGAACCCGGCGGCCAGGGGCCATCTGGAGCTGGACCCTTCGGCGGGCGCCGGCAAAGAGATCGGGGCGTATATCGACGACGAGGGGCTGGGAGCGCTTGTGGCCGACATTTCCCGGGGGGCCTACGTGGATTTTGAGGACATCCCGGATTATGAGATCGTCATTTCCGAGAAAAAATATCTCCTGGCCCGGGGCAAGCCGGTGCTGGGGGAAAAGCGGGAATGCATGGGCGCGGTCATCACCCTCATCGACATCACGCCCATCCGGATGCTGGACAACCTCAAAACCGAGTTCATTGAAAAGGTGTCCCACGAGCTTCGGTCCCCATTGTCCACCATCCATGAGCAGCTGGTCTCGGTTTTAAAGGAAAGGACGGACGATCCCTCGGCCCAGGACCATTACCTGCTTTCCCGGGCCCGGGAAAAGACAAAGGGCCTGATCTCTTTGATCGGGGACCTTCTGGACATTTCCAGAATCGAGGACGGGATCCTTTGCCACGAACGACAGACCGTGGCCGTGGACACACTTCTGGCCGACATCGTGGATTTTCTCTCGGCCAAGTCCCGGGCCAAGGATCAGACCCTGACCCTTTCGGTTCCCGACGAGCCCCTTCCCCCTCTCAACGCCGATCCCATGGGCCTTGAGAGCATCTTCGGAAATCTCATCACAAACGCCATCCACTACACCCCGGAAGGGGGCCGCGTGGAGGTGTTCATTGACATGGCCGGGATCAACATGCGCGTGAGGGTTTCGGACAACGGCTTCGGCATGGACGGCCGTCATCTGGACCGGATATTTGATAAATTTTACCGGGTGAAGGACGACAACACCCGCCACATCACCGGAACCGGCCTGGGCCTTTCCATCGTCAAGGGCCTGGTGGATTCCCTGGGCGGGATCATCGAGGTGGAAAGCGCCCCGTCCAGCGGCTCCACGTTCACGGTTCTTCTGCCCGTCCAGCCCGACGTCCCGGACCCGGTCCCGGCTTAGAGGTTCCTGGATGGCATCCCTTTCCCTGTCCCACGAGCAGATGGCCGGCCAGCGCATCATGGCCGGTTTTGACGGCGCCGAATTCAACGACGACTTAAAAAGGCTCATCGGCGAAATCAAAGTCGGCGGGATCATTCTTTTTTCCCGAAACATCTCCACGCCCGGAAAAACCGGGAAAATGTGCCGGGACGCCCAGAAACACGCGGCGGCGCGGGGCCTTCCCCCGCTTCTGATCGCCATCGACCAGGAGGGCGGCCAGGTGGCCCGGCTCAAAGAGCCCTTTGAGCGCTTCCCGGGAAACCCGGCCATGAAGGGCGTAAAAGACGCCGTTTATTTCGCGAAAACCACGGCCGCGGATTTAAAAAGCCTGGGGATCAACATGAACATGGCGCCGGTTTTGGACATCGCCCCGGGGGATATGGACAGCGTCATGGCGGGAAGGTCCTTTGGACCCGAACCCGAATGGGTGTCGAAACTGGGGGCCGCCGTCATCAGGGAATTCACCCGAAACGGCGTTATATCGGCGGCCAAGCATTTTCCCGGCATCGGCCGAACCACACTGGATTCCCATGTGGACGCCCCGGTTTTCAAAGGGGGGGAAAACGAGCTGGAGTCCTTTGATCTCATTCCCTTCAAAACCGCCATTTCAAAGGGGGTCCCGTGCGTGATGCTCTCCCACATCCTGTACCGGGACGTGGACCCTGTCTGGCCGGCGAGCCTTTCCAAAATCATCGTCAGGGGGCTTTTGCGGGAAAAGATGGGCCACGACGGCCTGGTCGTCACCGATGATCTGGACATGGGCGCCATCAAAAAAAAATATGGCGTTCAAAGCGTCGTTTCCCGGGTCATGGACGCGGACATCGACATCGCGCTCATTTGCCACAAGGGCCCGGACATCAAGGCCGCCTTTGATGAAATGCGCAAACGCCCCCCCGGCGCCCACGTGAAATCGGTGGAGAGGATTCTGGCGGTTAAAGAGAAGTTTTTAAAGAAGGGGGGGGATTTTTGAAAACACATCCGCCCCCAGACCGGGCGAGATATTTTCAGGGCCTTTTTCCATCAGACGCCAGTGGCCCGCCGAGGCGATCATGGCGGCGTTGTCCCCGCAAAGACCCGGGGAGGGAATATGGACCGTCATCCCGGCCGCGTCCGCGTCTTTCCGGACCCGCGCCCCAAGCCCCTGGTTGGCGGCCACGCCTCCCACGACCGCGATATGCCGGCAGTCTTTTTTTTCAGCCGCCCGGATGAGCTTGCAGGCCAGGACATCCACCGCCGCCGCCTGGAACTCCGCCGCGATGTCCCGGATTTCTTTTTCGGAAAGGGCGCCGGCGGCTTCGATGTGGCGTTTGACCGCGGTTTTCAGTCCGCTGAAGCTGAAATCAAAGGCGTTTTTGTCCAGCCAGGCCCGGGGAAAGGAGAGGTTTCCCGGCTCCCCGGCGGCCGCGAGATCGTCGATGACTTTTCCCCCGGGGTATCCCAGGCCCAGCATGCCCGACACCTTGTCATAGGCCTCCCCGGCGGCGTCGTCCCGGGTCTGGCCCATGATTTCCATTCGGGTGTGGGAGGTGGCGTGATACAGGGTGGTGTGCCCCCCGGAGGCCAGAAGCGCCACAAAGGGAAAGGGCGGGGGGGCCGGCTCCAGGAACACGGAGTTGACATGGCCCTCCAGGTGGTTGACCCCGATCCACGGAAGGCCCCGGGAAAAGGCGCACGCCTTGGCGAATGAAAATCCCGCCAGAAGAGACCCGATGAGCCCCGGCCCCATGGTGACGGCGATGGCGTCAATGTCGTCAAATCCCAGGCCCGCCTTTTCAAAGGCGTCGTCCAGCGCCGGGACCAGGGCCTCGATGTGTTTCCGGGAGGCGATCTCCGGCACCACGCCCCCAAAGGGCCGGTGGGCCCGGATCTGGGAAAACACCGTGGAAGACAGGATTTTCGTTCCGTCGGACACCAGGGCGGCGGCGGTTTCGTCGCACGATGTCTCAATGCCCAGGATGATCATGTCCTTCATTTCCTTTCCTGTCCGTTTTAATCCGTCCATTCAAACCGGTCTCCGGACGGGGTCCTTTCCGTGATTTCGCCGATGACAAAGCCTGTTTCGCCCATATCCTCCAGGCGTCGCAGGATGTCCGCCGCCGCCTTTTCCGGCGCGATGACGGCCAGGCCCAGGCCGTTGTTGAAAGTCCGGGCCATTTCTTTCTCCGGCACATTCCCGGCCTCTTTCAAAAAGGAGAAAATTCGGGGAACGTCCCAGCTTTTTCTTCGAACGGACACGCGCAATGTCTCCGGGACCGAGCGGATGATGTTGTCTGAAATCCCGCCCCCGGTGATATGCGCGATTCCCCGGACCGGGAAGTCCCGGACCAGCGCGGAGATGGTTTTGGCGTATATTTTGGTGGGGGTCAAAAGCGCCTCGCCGATGGATGTCCCCAGCTCCGGGGCATGGCTGTCGATGTTGAGCCCGAGGGTTTCAAAGCAAATTTTCCGGGCCAGGGAATAGCCGTTGCTGTGAAGACCGGACGAGGCGACCCCGATGATGGCGTCCCCCTTTTCAACGCCCGAGCCGTCGATGACATTTCCCCGGTCGATGACGCCCACCGCGAAACCGGCCAGGTCGTATTCGCCCTTGGCGTACATGCCGGGCATCTCGGCCGTCTCGCCCCCCAGAAGGGCGCAGCCGGCCATGCGGCATCCCGCCGCCACTCCCCGGACGATGTCGGCGGCCGCGCCGGATTCCAGTTTTCCCATGGAGATGTAATCCAGGAAAAAAAGGGGCCGGGCGCCTGAGACCGCGATGTCATTGACGCACATGGCCACCAGATCGATTCCCACCGTGTCGTGGCGCCCGGTCATAAAGGCGATTTTGAGTTTGGTGCCCACCCCGTCCGTGGAGCTGACCAGAACCGGCTCTTTCATTCCGGAAAGATCCGGGGCGAAGAGTCCCCCGAACCCCCCGATTCCGCCCAGAACGCCGGGAATATGGGTTTTTTCCGCGATTTTTTTGACCACGCCCACCAGGCGGTCGGCCTTGTCGATGTCCACGCCCGCGTCGGCGTATGTGAGAGGTTTTTTCATGGCCGTCCTTATTTATTAAAGCGTTCATCGTTTTTGAAAGCCAACCTTTTTATATAGGAAGAATGCCTTTCAAAAGTCAAAACATTTTTTTGGCCATTTTTTTTGACATGGACGCCGTTGTGGTGTAAGAAGTGCCATGATGGCATAAAGTCAAGCGGTTTTTATCTTTTTTAAATTTTTCACCAAAGGAAAGGCGCTGTCATGAGAGAATTCGCCCGGCTGGATCGTTTGCCCCCTTACGTGTTCGCCACCGTCAACCAGATCAAAATGGACGCCAGGCATGCGGGAGAGGATATCGTGGATTTGGGAATGGGGAACCCGGACATCGGGACCCCCGGCCATATCGTGGACAAACTCAAGGAGGCGGCGGAAAAGCCCCACAACCACCGGTATTCGGCGTCCATGGGGATCACCAAGCTGCGCATGGCCATCTCCGACTGGTACAAACGGCGCTTTGACGTGGACATCGACCCCGATTCCGAGGCCATCGTCACCATCGGCGTGAAGGAGGGAATGTCCCACCTGGTGCTGGTGACCATCCGCCCCGGGGATGTGGTGTTCACCCCCAGCCCCACCTATCCCATCCATCCGTACTCGGCCATCATCGCCGGCGGGGATGTGCGGGGAATCCCGGTGGGGCCGGAATCCGATTTTTTCGAAAATCTCATGGACGCCACCCGGCAGACCTGGCCCAAGCCCAAGGTGCTCATCCTGTCCTATCCCCACAATCCCACCACAGAGGTGGTGGATTTGGGGTTTTTTGAAAAAATCGTGGATTACGCCAAAGAAAACAATATCCTGGTGATCCATGACTTCGCCTACGCCGATCTCACTTTTGACGATTACAAGGCCCCCAGTTTTCTCCAGGCCAAAGGCGCCAAAGACGTGGGGGTGGAGTTTTTCTCCCTGTCCAAAAGCTACAGCATGGCCGGATGGCGGGTGGGGTTCTGCGTGGGAAATCCCGAGACCATCTTCGCTTTGAAGCGAATCAAAAGCTACCTGGACTACGGCATTTTCCAGCCCATCCAGATCGCCTCCATCATCGCCTTAAACGGCCCCCAGGAATGCGTGGGCGAAATCCGGGACACCTACCGGGACCGGCGCGACGCCCTGATCACCGGGCTCGGGCGGGCGGGGTGGGAGATTTCCCCGCCCAAAGGGACCATGTTTGTGTGGGGAAAGATTCCGGAGAAGTTCTCCAAAATGAGATCCGTGGAATTCTCCAAATTCCTCATCAAAGAGACCGGGGTGGCCGTGGCCCCGGGGCTGGGATTCGGGGAGTATGGAGATGATTACGTGCGGTTCGCCCTGATTGAAAACAAGATGCGGATCAATCAGGCGGTGAGGGGCATCCGCAAGATTATGTGAGAAACGCGATAAAAAAAGCCCCGGGGGAAAGGCGGCTTTGCCCCGGGGCCTTAAAACGTCTCACTTCATCACTTCTTTTTCGTCATGCCGCCGTCCATCATGGGGCACGGTTTTTTGCCCATGCCTTTTTTCATTCCCATGCCCATGCCTTTCATCATTCCCATCCCCATTTTGCCTTTGCCCATCCCTTTTTTCTTTCCAATGGGGCCGCCCATGAACATGGCGTAGGGGTTGATTTTTTTAATGTCGTTGATGAAGTGCTCCACATGTTTCCGGTCGAGCATGGCTTTTAAAGCGGACATCTCTTTCTGGATGTTTTGGGCCATCCTGGAATCGGGCCTGGTTTTGGCCAGGGCCGCCTGAAGCTCAAGACCCTTGACTTTGATCTGGTGTTTGAGGTCCCGGGTCTCCATCTGGAATTTTTCTTTCGCCGCCTTCAAACCGGCAATCTGCTCAGGCGTGAGGCCGTCATGGGCCATGCCGCCCATCATCATGCCGCCGCCCATCATGCGGCCCTTGCCCATCATCATGCCGTGATGGGTCATGCCGTCGTGTTTCATGGGGGCGTCTTTTTTCATGGCGTCGGGTTTCATGGTGTCGTCATGGGTCATGGCGTCGCCCGGCTGCCCATGGCTGGTGGCGAAAGCGCAGGCCGAAAAGCCGAAGATTCCCGCGACAAGGGCGGTCAGAAGTAAAAGTCCGGTGGTTTTGGTTTTCATGGTGTTTTCTCCTTTTGCTTTGGGGATGGTGGCGAAAAAATTTACGGAAACGGGTTTGACACGTTTTAGATATGGAGATTGGGCCTGGATTTGAAAGGAAATAAGACGATTGAAAATAACACGGTCGTTGTTTCGGATGACGCTTTTTGGCTGATTATCCCATTCTTTTGCCGGGAGAGCAAGCTTTTTTGAGGTCAGTCCGTCATGTCCCCGGCGATGGACATGGTCCGGTCGGCCAGCATGTGCACATATCCCGCCATTTCGTTGTCGTACCATCCGTAGATGACGGCCTGGGTCACCGGCACCCGGACGTGGGCGTCGTCGGCCGGACTCGCGTCTTCCATGCCCGGCACATGTTTCAGGTCGATGTTCACCTCAAAGGTCCGGGTGTGGGTCTCATGCCCCTCGATGACGGCGGCGGCCCTGGCGATTCCCGTGATGTCGCGCGAGACGTTCTGTTTTTCGGAGAAATCCAGGTAGTTCTTCGGGTCCCCGGCCGCGGCCTCGCGATAAATGTCGTTGATGACATGCTTGGTGATGGTCTCCCGGGACGGGTCGTTCTGGGCCACGATGACCAGGATGATGAGAGAGCCTGTGGCCACCGGCACCCGGACCGATTCGGCCATGAAGCCGATTCTCGACATTTCCGGGATCACCAGGCGCAGGGCGTCGGCCGCGCCGGTGGTGGTGAGAATGATGTTGTTTAAAATGCTCCGGTTTTTCCTGAGATCGTTTTTTCCGGCCCCGGGAAGCCGGTCCAGCGCCTGCTGGGAGCCGGTGACGGCGTGAACCGTGGCCATGGAGGCCGACAGGATCCGCTTGTACCCGAAGGCGTTTAAAAGGGGCTTGATCATATGGGCCAGGCACGTGGTGGTGCAAGACGCGTTGGAGATGATCCGGTGGGTCCGGGGGTCGTAGCTGTTTTCGTTGACGCCCATCACCGTGGTCACGGCGTCTTCGGGCATCCCGGCGCCCTTTTGTCTGATCTTGAAAGGCGCGGACACGATGACCTTTTCGGCCCCGGATTCCAGATGTCCCCGGACCGAGCCGCCCGGCGCGTCCGGGGAAAGGGTCGGGTCCAGGTATTTCCCGGTGGCGTCCACCACGAGCCGGACGTTTTCCTTCGCCCATCCGATCCGGGCGGGGTCGCGCTCGCTTCTTAAAAATTTGACCTTGACGCCGTCCACCCGCATGGACCCCTCTTGTTCGTCAATGTCGGCGATGACGTTTTCGGATCTGTATCCCTTTAAAAATCCTCTGAGCAGTCCGTAGGTGGAGTCCCGCTCGATGTAATGGGCGATGTCCTCAATGGAGTTTCCCACTTTGCGCCCCAGGTTGACCACCAGACCGTCAAAAAATTTTTCGCCCAGGTGATGCCATGCCGTCAGTTTTCCGATTCTTCCAAAGCCGTTGATTCCCAGTTTCATTGATCGATTTTTCCTGAAAAAGAGGTTGTGCGGCGCGTTGAGTTTTTAAAACAGCCGCGTCTTGAATGGGTTTAAATAAAACAGATTTTTCCCCCCAAATCAAGGAAATTGTATTTTCCCTTGCGCCCGGGGCGCCGATTCCATTATATGATGGGGCGACGGTCAAAACCCTAAAAAAGGATGGAAAGAAACATGGACGCGGATTTGATTCAGCGCCTCCGGAGCCGGGAGCCCCTTGCCGAGAGAATGCGGCCCGTTTCCCTGGATGAGTTCAGGGGACAGGGCCATATCGCGGGGGAAAACGCCCTGGTTCGGCGGTCCTTTGAGGAGGACCGGGTTTTTTCCATGATCCTGTGGGGGCCGCCGGGATGCGGCAAAACCACCCTGGCCGGCCTGCTGGCCCGGGTCGCCCGGGCCCATTTTACTCATTTTTCCGCCGTGCTTTCCGGTGTCAAAGACATTCGGGCGGTCATCGCCGATTCCGAAAAGAGGCGTTCGGGATCCGGGGAAAAGACCCTGCTTTTTGTGGATGAGATTCATCGTTTCAACAAATCCCAGCAGGACGCCTTTCTTCCCCATGTGGAAAGCGGCCTGATCACCCTGATCGGCGCCACCACTGAAAATCCCTCCTTTGAGGTGATACCGGCCTTGATGTCCAGGTGCCGGGTGGCGGTTTTAAAGCCCCTGGAGCCCCCGGACATCGACGCCATCATGGAAAACGCCCTTAAAGACCCGGAAAGGGGGCTGGGGGCCTTCGGCGTTTTCCTGGAGCCCGGGGCCCGGGACCATCTGGTCCGGCTGGCCGACGGGGACGCCCGGGCCGCTTTGAACAACCTGGAGGCGGCGGTTTTTTTTAAAATGTCCGCCGGCGGCGGGGACGGCCCGACCCCGCTTTCCCGGGATGAGGTGGAAAAGGCCCTGGATCAAAAGGCGCCGCTGTACGACAAAAACGGGGAGGCGCATTACAACCTCATATCGGCGTTTCATAAAAGCCTTCGGGGAAGCGACCCGGACGCCGCGCTTTACTGGCTTAAGCGCATGCTCCAGGGGGGCGAGGACCCCTTTTACATCGCCCGCAGAATGGTTCGTTTCGCCTCGGAGGACATCGGAAACGCCGACCCGGACGCCTTGAGGATCGCCCTGGACGCCATGAGCGCCTTTCGTTTCTTAGGCTCCCCGGAGGGGGAGCTGGCGTTGTCCCAAAGCGCCGTTTACCTGGCCACGGCGCCCAAGAGCAATGCCGTTTATATGGCCGAAAAGCGGGCTGCGGCCGCCGCGAAAAAATTCGGCTCCCTGCCGGTTCCCCTCCATATTCGAAACGCCCCCACAAAGCTCATGAAACGCCTGGGATACGGAAAGGGCTACCAGTACGACCATGACCGAAAAGGGGCTTTCGCGCCCCAGGAGCATCTGCCCGACCGGCTGGCGGGAACGGTTTTTTACCGCCCCACGGAACGGGGGGGTGAGAAAATCGTGAAAGAAAGGCTCCGGAAATGGAGAAGCTTAAGGGCGGCGGCGGGAAAAAAGACCCCGTGAGGGGGGGCGGTAAAAAACCGTTCGTTTTTTTTTAAAAAAGCGCTGGATCATTTCGGCCCAAATGGGTATAGTGACAGGATTATGACGGCGATTCGGCAAAACGGGCCGGGGGAATCGGAGATGGGCGGGGAAGAGACGACGCGCCGGGAGCCGCACAAGGGGGCGGGGCACCGGAAAAGACTTCGGGAGCGGTTTTTGAACGCGG
The DNA window shown above is from Candidatus Desulfarcum epimagneticum and carries:
- the rarA gene encoding Replication-associated recombination protein A, which encodes MDADLIQRLRSREPLAERMRPVSLDEFRGQGHIAGENALVRRSFEEDRVFSMILWGPPGCGKTTLAGLLARVARAHFTHFSAVLSGVKDIRAVIADSEKRRSGSGEKTLLFVDEIHRFNKSQQDAFLPHVESGLITLIGATTENPSFEVIPALMSRCRVAVLKPLEPPDIDAIMENALKDPERGLGAFGVFLEPGARDHLVRLADGDARAALNNLEAAVFFKMSAGGGDGPTPLSRDEVEKALDQKAPLYDKNGEAHYNLISAFHKSLRGSDPDAALYWLKRMLQGGEDPFYIARRMVRFASEDIGNADPDALRIALDAMSAFRFLGSPEGELALSQSAVYLATAPKSNAVYMAEKRAAAAAKKFGSLPVPLHIRNAPTKLMKRLGYGKGYQYDHDRKGAFAPQEHLPDRLAGTVFYRPTERGGEKIVKERLRKWRSLRAAAGKKTP
- a CDS encoding Glyceraldehyde-3-phosphate dehydrogenase → MKLGINGFGRIGKLTAWHHLGEKFFDGLVVNLGRKVGNSIEDIAHYIERDSTYGLLRGFLKGYRSENVIADIDEQEGSMRVDGVKVKFLRSERDPARIGWAKENVRLVVDATGKYLDPTLSPDAPGGSVRGHLESGAEKVIVSAPFKIRQKGAGMPEDAVTTVMGVNENSYDPRTHRIISNASCTTTCLAHMIKPLLNAFGYKRILSASMATVHAVTGSQQALDRLPGAGKNDLRKNRSILNNIILTTTGAADALRLVIPEMSRIGFMAESVRVPVATGSLIILVIVAQNDPSRETITKHVINDIYREAAAGDPKNYLDFSEKQNVSRDITGIARAAAVIEGHETHTRTFEVNIDLKHVPGMEDASPADDAHVRVPVTQAVIYGWYDNEMAGYVHMLADRTMSIAGDMTD